The Procambarus clarkii isolate CNS0578487 chromosome 68, FALCON_Pclarkii_2.0, whole genome shotgun sequence genomic interval gtttaggttctgttggcgattatttgtatttgtagtacgtgggtgaagcgttgtggttcgaacaaaattcgtcagtgaagcacttgttccggaagtgttcgaacgaaatcagttgtgagtcgtgtgtaaaccgtttttcattcataaacagggcgtttggcgggtgcatggaatcacttttgggtctttgtttggaggacgggttggaacAGCATGTCTTGGGTTCGAACGATGATTGGTCACTGGGCCTTCACTGCTCGTCCCAGTGTGCCAAGCGAGCAACACGTGACGCTCTGAATGTAAGACGACTAAGGCCGGGGGTTCTTGACCGTGGGTATTTATACCCCCTTTGGCTATATGAGTATTTGGGTATTATGAAAGCCAAATAATAGTGAGAATGGAACTCGATCTCTGAACAGTGTTTAAAACCAATTTTGTTGTTAGAATTATCAATCAACGTCTGTAAATGTATTTTGACTGCACAAAATAATAGCAAAACTCTCGCCAGCTGTAGCTTACCTTGTGTATTTACAAGCAAGACTTGTGACTTGATCCAATAAATAAATAGGATCAAATCCTTATAATTCTTTTTCAGCTGTtgtttcccccctctccctccccttagCTTTACATTCGTAAAGTCTATTGACATCTTTTAAAGTCATACTGGTACCTAACAGGACTCGGAGTGATGTTGATTTCAACAGTATGACGAATGGGGGTTGTGGGAACATAATAGGTAAGCTATGGAAGGAATCTGTATTCGTTGAAAGGGTTCGAACCCCTGAACGAGAGGATTATGTTCTTGGAGAAGCACGTAGGTTAaggctttgttgttgttgtttcagatttagctactcagaacgaagtgtccatgtagcacgggctatggcgagcccgtaagtgagcgtTTCGGCGGTTAAGGCTTTAAAACGACCGTATTAAGTGCGTACAAACAAGGTGACGGTGAGATGGAGAAAGGCGAGAGactcctccttgtcctcatacttaATGCACCGCCATTTTGACGCCGTCATTCACAACGTCAAAATGGCGGTGCATTGGTGAAAATATAAACTTCACAATATTGACGCTTTCTCAGACAAATGAGCATCTGATCAAAGCCTTCTGGCTAAGAAAAGACACTTCAAATTTTATGCTTTAAAAACTTTAGAACGCTCTGGTAATATAGAACTGGTGGCTAGCAAGGCGGGGGTAACAGACTGAAGTAGTTATTAGATATTATAGTCGATGTATTATGTGTATTCAGTAGTGGTATCAGTAGGTGTGTCAGCACACGGTACCCACAGTAGCTGCAGCAGCGGTAGTCTGTGCATAAAGAAATGAAtattggacaaatccacaagggccgtgacgagggttcaaacctgcgtccgagagcatcccagacgctgccttaatctgcctagatttgttcatttgatgcatcacgctattgtaatgtctgtgctcacctaattgtactcacctaattatgcttgcgggggttgagctttggctccttgggctcgcctctcaactgtcaatcaactggtgtacaaggaaTCCCTGTGTGAAAGAGAATCCCTGGATTCTCCCAAACGCAATATTGCGTTTGGGATAATCATTGTTGCAGGACGGTGATGGTATCGAAGCAGCGTGCTGGGTCCCCCAAGACACTCACCCATAGAATACGAGATGCTGAAAGTTACACAGCCTGGAGGCCGTCCAAACCCACAAGGCATCAAATTTTCGGTCGAATGACAGAATGTGTAACTTTTAACCATGTGGTCCATGTGTTAAGGCGCCGCACTGGAGATACACAGGACGCTCGTTCGATGCACCTGTCCTGCTCCAAATATGGTTTCAAACTCATAGATGCATCGCGCTTCCTTGTATATTATTACTTTTAATTGTGATTTAAATTAGTGCCGTTTTATTAGGCTTTTTTTATTTAACTACAAATAAATAATTGTATTGGTAATTGTTAccatttgaataatattataattgGAAAACACGTAAACATTCGTATTTATAAATAATAAGCAACTTGTGATTACGATATTTAATACATTATTCGGCAACAACACGTTACTAATTAAAAAAAACTGCCatgaatacaatacaatacaatacaagctCATGTTCCTTGTATCGTGATACAACTAAATAATGCTCTCTAGGTGAATCTCCCCACTTCAACATACAACGATTCCAGGTAGAGTATGGATTCATCATGAATTTATTATGCAATATCACTTTAATGTGTAGATCAAGGGCTGGTTGCCTGGTGTTGCGTGATGTAACGTCGACACGCTTCCCTTAACCTGTAGCACAAGGGTTCGTTACCTGGCGGTGTGTTACATAACGTCGACACACTTTCCTCAACCCGTAGCACAAGGGTTCGATACCTGGCGGCGTGTTACATAACGTCGACACACTTCCCTCAACCCGTAGCACAAGGGTTCGATACCTGGCGGTGTGTTACATAACGTCGACACACTTCCCTTAACCCGTAGCACAAAGGTTCGTTACCTGGCGGTGTGTTACATAACGTCGACACACTTCCCTCAACCCGTAGCACAAGGGTTCGTTACCTGGCGGTGTGTTACATAACGTCGACACACTTCCCTTAACCCGTAGCACAAGGGTTCGATACCTGGCGGTGCGTGACGTAACGGCAACACGCTCCTTCCATTTACGCGTCGCCAGGATCACATTACAGGGACATAATAACAGTATCGAGTTAAAATATGGAGCGTAATCATTATTTGTCGGGCTTGAAGTGGTGGCAGTTTGACATTAATAATGCGAGGAGAGTCATACGAGAAAAAggtagccagccagtcagccattcAGCCAATTAAGCAGCAAGTCAGCCAGCCAGCGTCATGGATACTTGATTGTTATGGTGCAATTCTAAGACTTCCGGTACACGCCTTCATTGAGGTGTAACTAGGGTGAGGTTGGGCTATAAGAAAGGGGTTAGAAATGTAACTAGGGGGTTGAAACTGAGACTAAACATGGGGTTTGGGATCGGTAAGCTCTTTCCTTAAAATCTATGTCCAGGCAGAAGGGGGCGTTTTAGATTTAGATCTCAGATTATACCAGAAAGAAGTAGAATTATACTTTTTGCTAGTTGGGAGGTGAGAGATTCCAGTCTTTACTGGTTGATTTCGGTCGTCCACATTCCCACTTCCGTTGCGTAGTGTTAGTCGACCATAACATCGACCAGAGTCAGTCGACCATAAATAACATCGACCAGAGACCATCTCGGCCATCCAAGGCGTATTGTGCTGACCACCAACACTTCAGACACGGGTGTAGATCCTTAAGTAGCCGCTCATACAGTGTTCAGTAAGCCTGGTATAGATATGTGAGTGATAGGGAGATCATGCTAAAGCCCAACACATTATGTGGCTTATGATGATAGCTTGTTATAGGCTTACAGGGCGAGTTACTGGGAGATAACACCTACATAGCCAGATGAATGGAAGGATCCAAACATTGTGATCATGTGCTTAATTACTCGTGACTTGGGGAGAATGAAGAGAGTTATCTCTTCATAACACTCAAAGAGAGTTATCTCGTGTTCAGAACTGGTAATGAGGTTGATATTTATTTAACACCTTCCTTCCTAAACTTGAAGAAGGGAACATCGTTCTTTACCCTCAACTCAGTATTTCTTCAACTACCTGCCGGTAGTTCAGTTTCTGTGTACGTTTAAACGACCCAACTATCCTAACACAGAAGGCCAAGCAGCTCCGGGATCCTCTAGAagggctaccttaccttgaggtgttttcggggcttagcgtccccgcggtcaggtccaaacatcattccacgaAGGGACTCTACACTATTTGAGCTTACTTGAAGGACCGCTTGTCCAAGACCGCTCAAGAGACTCCGACATCACCTACAACTGTCTCTCAAACCACCTTTCATCCTTTACTGGACGATTCACCTTCCTAAGTGAAAGATTCTGTGGTGAAGGTGTTGTCTTTCATCACAGACATTCACATTTACCCAGCAACATTGGAATGTATAAGAATGATCACTCCTGATGCCCAGACAGATATAAGGCCCGTGAAATAAACTCTTTAATACACAGAGCTCTTACTCGTTGTTCCGTTTGCCATAACATCCACAAGGAACTGGACAGAAGCCTTCAAGCACTAATGAACAATGggtttagaatatatatatatatatatatatatatatatatatatatatatatatatatatatatatatatatatatatatatatatatatatatatatatatatatacaactttagaacactttcccaccaggagactcgaaccctagccagcacagaagccttccagcaactggcataacaggtacgccttaaccctctccaccacctgctcagacccttaaaagagatggtaatttcggagtatttaaatacaccaaagatcaccacctcccaagagcactagagcaagtgaggggtcatttagacgttaatttcatcaagtccctgttaatatgggaagacacatattaactgtgctggctagggttcgagtctcctggtgggaaagtgttctaaagttgtatacttcactctcgtgtttaggagagttgtgccttaagcatagacactgtgtcttatatatatatatatatatatatatatatatatatatatatatatagtgtgtgtgtgtgtgtgtaaatcacgaagaaattaacacgtgatgaataatGTGACAATGTTAGACCACGAAGTGGATTTAATCCTCCCttggtggtcctgggttcgaggcTCCGATGGTCCAAGTAAATGTTTATATTTACTTGGACCATTtatataaatatgaccgaaaaagtaagattaataattctaacacgaattttctcaatattttttatgtttctttttactgtcgatggtaattgaaaaatcaattctccaaaattcatttttatttctagaattttggagaattgatttttcaattaccatcgacagtaaaaagaaacataagaaatatttagaaaattcgtgttagaattattaatcttactttttcggtcatatttaacaacatatgtttacaagaaagactgctaccaatatatatatatatatatatatatatatatatatatatatatatatatatatatatatatatatatatattagtatattttggtagcagtctttcctgtagacatatattattaaatatgaccgaaaaagtaagattaataattctaacacgaattttctcaatctttcgtacatttcttttcactgttggtggtaattcaaaaatcaattctccaaaattcatttttatttctagtctgacgcgacacttgagcgcgtttcgtaaaacttattacattttcaaagactttagattaaacatacacaactgaatagaacttacacatctccgatttgtttatatctacatttgagtgaggtggatggggtgaggtggtatttaataaggtattaatttcatcaacacaagacagaacacgaaacaatgggtattgaatagaagtgattgtagaaagcctattggtccatatttcttgatgcttctatattggagcggagtcttgaggtgggtagaatatagttgtgcattaattggctgttgattgctggtgttgacttcttgatgtgtagtgcctcgcaaacgtcaagccgcctgctatcgctgtatctatcaatgatttctgtgttgtttactaggatttctctggcgatggtttggttgtgggaagagattatatgttccttaatggagccctgttgcttatgcatcgttaaacgcctagaaagagatgttgttgtcttgcctatatactgggttttttggagcttacagtccccaagagggcatttgaaggcatagacgacgttggtctcttttaaagcgttctgttttgtatctggagagtttctcatgagtaggctggccgtttttctggtttttatagtaaatcgtcagttgtatcctctgatttttgtctgtagggataacgtttctattaacaatatctttcaggaccctttcctccgttttatgagctgtggaaaagaagttcctgtaaaatagtctaatagggggtataggtgttgtgttggttgtctcttcagaggttgcatggcgtttcactttccttcttatgatgtcttcgacgaaaccattggagaagccgttgttgactaggacctgccttaccctacagagttcttcgtcgactcgcttccattctgagctgtggctgagagcacggtcgacatatgcgttaacaacactcctcttgtacctatctgggcagtcgcttttggcatttaggcacattcctatgttcgtttccttagtgtagactgcagtgtggaaacctccgctcttttccatgactgttacatctagaaagggcagcttcccatccttttccatctcgtaagtgaaacgcagcacggaactccgctcaaatgcctccttcagctcctgcagatgtctgacatcaggtaagtctttgaaaatgtaataagttttacgaaacacgctcaagtgtcgcgtcagactagaaataaaaatgaattttggagaattgatttttgaattaccaccaacagtgaaaagaaatgtacgaaagattgagaaaattcgtgttagaattattaatcttactttttcggtcatatttaataatatatatatatatatatatatatatatatatatatatatatatatatatatatatatatatatacgtgcaaATTTTTGTGCTATTGAAAGAGGGAAATGAAGCACAAAGCCAGATAAAGGAGGCGTAAAAGGCGACAACGGATGAGCGGTAAGGAAGAAAGACCCGATAAAACTGGGGATCGGGCCaagggggaaggtggtgtgggggaggagatATTATTAAGGTCCATCGTTCGGTATATTATCTACTGGAAAGCGTCTCTATGGACATCAATTAGAAAGGGGACGTGTGGAAGAAGATAGGATGAACCAACATGAAAGATGCAATAAAGGTTTTGATTTCTTGTGATGTGAGGTGGCTATGAGGCGTCTATTAAATACCTGTGAGGCGTCTATGAGGTATATAACGAtgccaacgccatctgttgagtgcaCCCAACCCCATTTTCTGTTCCCTGGTGGGAGGCTGGGATCTTACTGACACATGTGTAGTTCCCTTCTTACTATACaatttttactcgtcagaagtgaTGTGGAGGGTACCTGGATCGACAAGAGTCGGTTCACCCAGGACAGTCCTGACCGCAAGACTTGTTCCAGTGGGAGCAAGTGATCTGAGTCGGTAGATCCTGGGAATTGTCTGTGATAACCAGTGAAGTATTGGTGATTGAACCGACGTATCTGGGGATGGCCCAGTTGTGGTACTAGAAGGAATTAACATCGGTTTCTCCGCACAGCACAGTATGTACTGTGaaggggaagagtcaacagcaacaaagccaggactcaagttcatgttgggtaggttgtgtatcagagccgattcaacaagacggcgtctgagtAGAGCAGAGGCAGGAAAAATTACTTTAGAGGAAGACCAATTAATAGGATGtccagaatccctaacatgacagaagagagcattgtttgtgtctgcagacttaacacttcttgttaagatgtcgctatgggttcccctctttcccctgttcttgccaatctctacatggaatacttcgaaactgtgttgaccagaccacataccagaaggtgaagggacgacgacgtttcggtccgtcctggaccattctcaagtgtatcgacttgagaatggtccaggacggaccgaaacgtcgtcgtcccttcaccttctagtgtgtggtctggtcatcataatttagccacgttattgtgactcctcgcctgcactttGAGActgttcttccttctattgatactcgtctctctctctctctctctggcgtcgctatgttgatgacatttttgctttatggtctcatgaccttagtcttttccagcctttcatcTCCTCTCTTAgcaatctggctccttccataCATTTCAGAAttgaatgggaatctaattctctccttccttttcttgacgttcacgttcacagctctgtgtccgggttctctttctctgtctaccgcaaacccatgcacagtggcatgtacattcacttcttttcctaccatcctccttctgttaagaaaagtgtcctcgtctctctcttcctccgcgctctacgcctcAGCGACACTTAGTTTCTGGATTCTGAAATTtcttttatctacaaatcattctctcgccttggttatcctttacaTTTTATCAATTGTGCCTATTTTCTAGCTAAGCGTAatatctttcatcctaaacctgcttccaacactagtagcactgtactatgccttcccttcatttctgaactcaaaactcttactaatactacgggctcaccatagcccgtgctacttggaactttttgttccaggtagcgaatcttacacAACACACAATCTTACTAATacatttcttcctcttgacataagctcgcctttcgacaaactaacactcttGGTAGTAATCTGGTCTACACTGCtcttcctgcttctaatgctgctggagtctactctatttcctgttcgtcttgtcctctccaatactttggggaaactggccgtacatttaatgacagacttaacctACCCTTCCATTTTCTCTTTCTatttctttctcttgtttctcTTATGTTCCTATTCTTACTccttttattacaccttaccttccgtaccttttgccttgttcTTATCTTTctctaagatttccatctcctcacctcCCTCTTGCCTTACTTATTATCCTAGCCTCCCGCGTCtcatcacgggagacatctcccgtcacgcagggtgcagtcgcacctccacagatctccagtatcatctattgatactggtaatggctcaaaagggccaccacttacgggctattcatgcctgtgccaccttttcggtgccttaatcttcatcaatcgcgtctcatcacaatcgacttgataatggtctagcacggaccgaaacgtcgtcgtctctttaattgctagtgtgtggtctggtcgacaatttttcagccacgttattgtgacttcatcTGCATGTTTATATAGTTAAAAAGTACACGTGTTGATGGTTTGGTTTAGTCTTGTTTACCCCCATTCCCGTTGGATTGACTTATTACTGCTCAGTTCTTAATAACTTACCTATGACTCGGGGTTGGATCTGGTAAGAACAGGCACTAAGGTCAAATGTAAAGTTTGAATGACAAGAACCTGATTACTGGCTAAATGGGGCCGTAACAAGGTGGCTGTCACACCTATGGGTAGGTGTGACAGGTCACACCCATAGGTAGTTGTGACGCCTCACACCTACCTATGGGTAGGTGTGAGGCGTCTGTGAGGTGACTATTGAATGAAGATAACAGATAGACTAACGCCACGATGCCTCGCTCTCTCGGGTCAAAGGACTGGAGAAATAAAACTAAACCAGAAGAAAGACTCGAAAATATATGTAAAACAGATGTTGAAAAATATTTTCAAAGAAAATTTTAAATACAGTTtaacaaaaaaagaaaataaataagaaatcAGAAACAGtaaatataacaaaatatataaaaatcagaTTTAAACTAAAAATATAATTGAAAagtataataaaaaaaacttgtaAAATAACAAGAGAAAAATATTGTAAAATATTGTGAAAGATATCAGTGACGAACAAATAATAATGTGTAAAATTTCAATTAAAAATGAAAATCGGCAAAGTATAAGAACTGGGCTGTGATAACGAGTATTATTGCAGAGCGCCGAGCAAATGGTTGCAACAGACAGCATTAATGAGTTATGAGGTGCAGGTAATGGCCTGCTCTGCCGCTTGTaggtttctatatatatattgtcaggaTTCACGGCCtcgtagtacagttggcttcgttttCGAATAACACTCGGTGATCCCGGGTTTActgattgggcacgtttcctttcacctattgCGTCTATAGTGTTGGCCTCTTCATCAGAGGAAGCATGAAGCTTCACCGACCATTTAATACCCACTACATATCCTTTAGAGTCAACGTTATTGACAAGGACtcgcctcgcgttactgagttccTCGTCAACCTGCTTCCTATTGGggctgtgtatgtgtgcgtgctgtatgtgtgtatgtgtgtgtgtgtttgtgcacggTTAGCATAGGTATCAACAGCACTATAAATTGCATAGAGTTAGAACACTcactttacgggttattcatgcccgtgccatctcttgggtgacttaatctttatcagtcaatcaatcGGCACTCACTATACTATCATTTAGACACATTTCATATTTTGGTTCCCATATAGCAGTGTGTGGCAATGCTGGGTTACGTCTATGAATAGTAGGACACAtttacactcatggtaatgtaaaTACGGCGATTTGTGCTtgtacccgtgtgtgtgtgtactcttgtgtactcacctctttgtgcttgcggggggttgagctctggctctttggtcccgcctctcaaccgtcaatcaacaggtgtacaggttcctgagcctactgggctttatcatatctacacttgaaactgtgtatggagtgagcctcctccacatcacttcctcatgcattccatttgtcaaccactctgacactaaaaaagttctttctaatatctctgtggctcatttgggcacttaatttccacctgtgtcccctagtgtgtgtgccccttgtgttaaatagcatgtccttatctaccttaagtcctttgagaatcttgaatgtggtgatcatgtctccccataactcttctgtcttccagcgacgtgaggtttaactcccgtagtctctcttcgtagctcatacctctcagctcgggtactagtctggtggcaaaccttcgaaccttctccagtttagtgtgTAGGCACCAGCACCATTCTGGTgagtaggtgtactcacctaattgtgcttgcgggggttgagctttggctctttggtcccgcctctcaagtgtcaaacAACTGGTggaaggcgtgtgtgtgtgtgtatctgtgcatATATATGCCAGTATGAATAGTTAAATATTTGTTGTAAAAAGCATGCATATAAAGACTgagaaatacaaaacataaaactCACgttcgcgcgcgcgcgcacacacacacacacacacacacacacacacacacacacacacacacacacacacacacacacacacacacacacacaccatgaaagGTTTGGGTCTTCGAATGCTCTATTGGATCTCAATACAGTATTCCAGTAATTGGTCACACTCATAAAGTAACGTGAGTTTTTCTTAATGTGTtaaatttattgaaatttatttaattatacacGTTTACttagatttatatacattatatatatatacattatatatatatatatatatatatatatatatatatatatatatatatatatataactttttttaAATTAACATTTTACAACGATTTTCAAGCCTTTCCAAGTAATTTCATAATTATCTTAGTTACCCAAGGGAATGAGTTCCCCGAAGGAATGAGTTCCCCGATGGAATTAGCTCTCCGATCGTAAGAACTCAATTATATAAAATGAGCCCTACGATGGAATGAGTTGGCCGAGGAAATGAGCTCTCTGAGTTATTAAACTCTTTTTCCGTATTTTGGAATATTAATGACCATGAAAGCTCTAGGCTCTTTTAGCCCACATTATTCACCTGTGTGAGCACCGTCCCGGCGCTCTAAACTGCCGGCGCTCACGTGTTCATCTCCAGATGAGCTCCTGCGCTTAGGAGAATACGATTTATAAATTATAATGGACGCTAAGCTGGGTATGATGAATGGCACTCTTGTTGGCACTCAGCTGGGTATGATGAACGGCAGTCTTGTTGGCACTCAGCTGGGTATGATGAACGGCAGTCTTGTTGGCACTCAGCTGGGTATGATGAATGGCACTCTTGTTGGCACTCAGCTGTGTATGATGAACGGCAGTCTTGTTGGCACTCAGCTGGGTATGATGAACGGCAGTCTTGTTTGCACTCAGCTGGGTATGATGAATGGCACTCTTGTTGGCACTCAGCTGGGTATGATGAACGGCACTCTTGTTGGCACTCAGCTGGGTATGATGAACGGCAGTCTTGTTGGCACTCAGCTGGGTATGATGAACGGCAGTCTTGTTGGCACTCAGCTGGGTATGATGAACGGCACTCTTGTTGGCACTCAGCTGGGTATGATGAACGGCACTCTTGTTGGCACTCAGCTGGGTATGATGAATGACACTTGTTGGTGCTCAACTGGGTATAATGAACGGGATGAATACGAAGTGATTATGCATTTCGGATCAGATAATAATATTAGGTAAACGACCTTACCTCCAACCGGCTGATGTACCCATCTCTTGTTTATGGAGCATGGTACTCGTGCTTCACTTGTCCTGTGTGTGTGCTGCTGGACCACAGTCCCTGCTGGCCGTGGGCGTGACCGTGGGCGTGACCGTGGGCGTGACCGTGGGCGTTACCGTGGGCGTGTGTGGGGCTGTCGACCGTGGGCGAAGCTGTTGAAATAAGTCTGTAACGGTGACTTCTGAACTTGAAGTCAGTCCTCTTGTACTTTTTCAAACTATTACTCAAGGAAAGTTGGATGGTGTagttatctccctctctctctctctctctctctctctctctctctctctctctctctctctctctctctctctctctctctctctctctccctctctctctctctctctctcctggtgtgGTGCCATAGTGCCACACATCTCCCTGGCCATGACTGCAGGTGCTGGTGGTGAAGCGGACCTGAGGCGCCTCAGCTGTGGACCGCTAAATACTTTCACTTTTTATGGATGATTCCGAACTGGCGGCTTCGGGGATAACTGCAGCGTGCGTGGAGGGACTCGCGAATGACCCGAGCTCctgatttggggagggggagagggggatgcttgttggggggagggagggggggtgagggggtggtgggggaggagttTGGGGGTGGGGTGATTGTGGCAGGTTTGGAGCTCTCGTACGAAGTCTTACTTGGAAGGTCTTTCTTGATTGTTTTATGTTTCGTGGAAGGTGAGAAGTTTTTCCTGGTGTGTTTTTTTCCCCTCCTCCTCATGAGACTGTTTTGTTGTTTAGTTTGGTTGGAGTCTTTCtttaaactctctc includes:
- the LOC138355595 gene encoding transcription factor IIIB 50 kDa subunit-like; its protein translation is MDAKLGMMNGTLVGTQLGMMNGSLVGTQLGMMNGSLVGTQLGMMNGTLVGTQLCMMNGSLVGTQLGMMNGSLVCTQLGMMNGTLVGTQLGMMNGTLVGTQLGMMNGSLVGTQLGMMNGSLVGTQLGMMNGTLVGTQLGMMNGTLVGTQLGMMNDTCWCSTGYNERDEYEVIMHFGSDNNIR